The Streptomyces pactum genome contains a region encoding:
- a CDS encoding LacI family DNA-binding transcriptional regulator, whose product MDDRTGHRIVPDATRRADRLPGNRYGNRPTMKDVAARAGVGLKTVSRVVNGEPGVTPETERRVQEAIDALGFRRNDSARVLRKGRTASIGLVLEDLADPFYGPLSRAVEEVARAHGALLINGSSAEDPDREQELVLALCARRVDGLVVIPAGDDHRYLEPELKAGVATVFVDRPAGQIDADVVVSDNFGGARDGVAHLIAHGHRRIGFIGDMPRIHTAAERLRGYRAAMEDAGIPVKDSWMSLGVTDPVRVRRAAEEMLADPHPVTAIFTGNNRVTVTVIRVLADHARGVALVGFDDIELADLLQPGVTVVAQDAAALGRTAAERLFRQLDGTLIAPDRIELPTRLVTRGSGELPPAD is encoded by the coding sequence GTGGACGACAGGACAGGACACCGCATCGTGCCCGACGCGACCCGCCGCGCAGACCGCCTCCCCGGGAACCGTTACGGCAATCGCCCGACCATGAAGGACGTCGCCGCCCGGGCCGGGGTGGGTCTCAAGACCGTCTCCCGGGTGGTCAACGGGGAGCCGGGTGTCACCCCGGAGACCGAGCGTCGCGTCCAGGAGGCCATCGACGCGCTCGGCTTCCGCCGCAACGACAGCGCACGAGTGCTCCGCAAGGGCCGTACCGCCAGCATCGGCTTGGTCCTGGAAGACCTGGCCGACCCCTTCTACGGGCCGCTCAGTCGTGCCGTGGAGGAGGTGGCCCGGGCCCACGGCGCCCTGCTGATCAACGGGTCCAGCGCGGAGGACCCGGACCGCGAGCAGGAGTTGGTGCTGGCGCTGTGCGCGCGGCGCGTGGACGGGCTGGTGGTGATCCCCGCCGGGGACGACCACAGGTATCTCGAGCCGGAGCTCAAGGCGGGCGTCGCCACGGTGTTCGTGGACCGTCCCGCGGGGCAGATCGACGCGGACGTGGTGGTGTCCGACAACTTCGGCGGCGCCCGCGACGGCGTGGCGCACCTCATCGCGCACGGACACCGCAGGATCGGCTTCATCGGCGACATGCCCCGCATCCACACCGCCGCCGAGCGGCTGCGCGGCTACCGGGCCGCCATGGAGGACGCCGGCATACCGGTGAAGGACTCCTGGATGTCCCTGGGCGTCACCGACCCCGTGCGGGTACGCCGGGCGGCCGAGGAGATGCTCGCCGACCCGCACCCGGTCACCGCGATCTTCACCGGCAACAACCGCGTGACGGTCACCGTGATCCGCGTCCTCGCGGATCACGCGCGCGGCGTCGCCCTGGTCGGCTTCGACGACATCGAGCTGGCCGACCTGCTCCAGCCGGGCGTCACCGTGGTCGCCCAGGACGCGGCGGCCCTCGGCCGCACCGCAGCCGAGCGGCTCTTCAGGCAGTTGGACGGCACCCTGATCGCGCCCGACCGCATCGAACTGCCGACCAGGCTGGTCACCCGGGGCTCGGGCGAGCTGCCGCCGGCGGACTGA
- a CDS encoding MBL fold metallo-hydrolase, with protein sequence MDVIELLPRLHLLRFPVGQAYLWRDGDDLTLIDAGPAGSGARIAALAGSLGRVRRVVLSHFHEDHAGGAQEVAALTGAEVVAHALEAPVVRGEVPGPPPEFEDWERPLHADALRRLPKGGFDRPARVTEVSDGDVLDFGGGARVVHAPGHTDGSIGLHLARHGVLFTGDAVAASPVDGSVMLGVFNVDRDRAVGSFGRLAGLDTEVACFGHGDPVTGGAGDVLRASARTYGAVG encoded by the coding sequence GTGGACGTCATCGAGCTCCTCCCCCGCCTGCACCTGCTGCGCTTCCCGGTCGGCCAGGCCTACCTCTGGCGCGACGGCGACGACCTGACGCTGATCGACGCCGGACCGGCCGGGTCCGGGGCACGCATCGCCGCGCTGGCCGGATCCCTCGGACGCGTACGGCGTGTCGTCCTCAGCCACTTCCACGAGGATCACGCGGGCGGGGCCCAGGAGGTCGCCGCGCTCACCGGGGCCGAGGTGGTGGCCCACGCCCTGGAGGCGCCGGTGGTGCGGGGCGAGGTGCCGGGCCCGCCGCCCGAGTTCGAGGACTGGGAGCGCCCGCTGCACGCGGACGCCCTCCGGCGGCTTCCCAAGGGCGGGTTCGACCGGCCGGCGCGGGTGACCGAGGTGTCCGACGGCGACGTCCTGGACTTCGGCGGCGGGGCGCGCGTCGTCCACGCCCCGGGCCACACGGACGGGAGCATCGGGCTGCATCTCGCACGGCACGGTGTCCTGTTCACGGGGGACGCCGTCGCCGCGTCGCCGGTCGACGGGAGTGTGATGCTCGGCGTGTTCAACGTCGACCGGGACCGGGCCGTCGGCTCCTTCGGGCGGTTGGCCGGCCTCGACACGGAGGTGGCCTGCTTCGGTCACGGCGATCCGGTGACCGGCGGGGCGGGTGACGTACTCCGGGCATCGGCGCGGACCTACGGGGCGGTGGGCTGA
- a CDS encoding dipeptidase, whose product MSSNPVAETVSSLMPRAKEELTALVAFKSVADFDQFPRSESVGAANWIAAALRAEGFQDVDLLDTPDGTQSVYGFLPGPEGAKTVLLYAHYDVQPPLDEAGWATPPFELTERDGRWYGRGAADCKGGVLMHLLALRALKANGGVPVHVKVIAEGSEEQGTGGLERYAEAHPELLAADTIVIGDAGNFRVGLPTVTSTLRGMTLVRVRVDTLEGNLHSGQFGGAAPDALAALIRVLDSLRAEDGSTTVDGLAADSAWEGLAYDEEQFRRDARVLDGVELIGSGSVADRIWARPAVTVLGIDCPPVVGATPSVQASARALISLRVPPGVDAAEATKLLQAHLEARTPWGARVGVEQIGQGQAFRADTSSPAYQAMADAMAVAYPGEEMQYAGQGGSIPLCNTLAALYPRAEILLIGLSEPEAQIHAVNESVSPEELERLSVAEALFLRNYAAS is encoded by the coding sequence ATGTCGTCGAATCCGGTCGCCGAGACCGTCTCCTCCCTGATGCCCAGGGCGAAGGAGGAGCTCACCGCGCTGGTGGCCTTCAAATCGGTGGCGGACTTCGACCAGTTCCCGCGCAGCGAGAGCGTGGGCGCGGCCAACTGGATCGCGGCCGCGCTGCGCGCCGAGGGATTCCAGGACGTGGACCTGCTCGACACGCCGGACGGCACGCAGTCGGTGTACGGGTTCCTTCCCGGGCCCGAAGGCGCGAAGACAGTGCTGCTCTACGCCCACTACGACGTGCAGCCGCCGCTGGACGAGGCCGGCTGGGCCACCCCGCCGTTCGAACTGACCGAGCGCGACGGCCGCTGGTACGGGCGCGGCGCGGCCGACTGCAAGGGCGGGGTGCTGATGCACCTGCTCGCGCTGCGCGCGCTGAAGGCGAACGGCGGCGTGCCGGTGCACGTCAAGGTGATCGCCGAAGGTTCGGAGGAGCAGGGCACCGGCGGCCTGGAACGGTACGCCGAGGCGCACCCGGAGCTGCTGGCCGCCGACACGATCGTCATCGGCGACGCGGGCAACTTCCGGGTCGGACTGCCGACGGTCACCTCGACGCTGCGCGGCATGACCCTCGTCCGGGTGCGGGTCGACACGCTCGAGGGCAACCTGCACTCGGGCCAGTTCGGCGGCGCGGCGCCCGACGCGCTGGCCGCCCTGATCCGCGTACTGGACTCGCTGCGCGCCGAGGACGGTTCGACGACCGTCGACGGACTGGCGGCGGACAGCGCGTGGGAGGGCCTGGCCTACGACGAGGAGCAGTTCCGCCGGGACGCCCGGGTCCTGGACGGCGTGGAGCTGATCGGGTCCGGCTCGGTCGCCGACCGGATCTGGGCGCGGCCGGCCGTCACGGTGCTCGGTATCGACTGCCCGCCGGTCGTCGGCGCCACGCCGTCGGTGCAGGCGAGCGCCCGCGCTCTGATCAGCCTGCGGGTGCCGCCGGGCGTGGACGCCGCCGAGGCCACCAAGCTGCTCCAGGCCCACCTGGAGGCGCGTACGCCGTGGGGCGCCCGGGTGGGCGTCGAGCAGATCGGCCAGGGCCAGGCGTTCCGCGCGGACACCAGCAGCCCGGCGTACCAGGCGATGGCGGACGCGATGGCGGTGGCGTATCCGGGCGAGGAGATGCAGTACGCCGGCCAGGGCGGATCCATCCCGCTGTGCAACACCCTGGCGGCGCTCTACCCGCGGGCGGAGATCCTGCTCATCGGCCTGAGCGAGCCGGAGGCGCAGATCCACGCCGTGAACGAGAGCGTGTCCCCCGAGGAGTTGGAGCGGCTGTCGGTCGCGGAGGCGCTGTTCCTGCGCAACTACGCGGCGAGCTGA
- a CDS encoding DUF6986 family protein, translating into MGQQEKVATSLAGGVGEEISASLAPVDAELERRYPGDPGTRQPVHTVYVPGDVFAADTIRSWGDRALAALDEHAPDAASFAAVLGLTDELAEPVYTRVRAKLEREPIEDLRVDFEDGYGNRTDAEEDESAARAARLIAEAYEQGTAAPYMGIRMKCMEAPVRARGIRTLDVFLSGLMEAGGLPDGLVLTLPKVTYPEQVTAMVRLLEAFEKARGLEPGRIGFEIQIETSQSILAADGTAAVARMIQAAEGRATGLHYGTFDYSACLGVSAAYQASDHPAADHAKAVMQVAAAGTGVRVSDGSTNVLPIGPTEKVHDAWRLHFGLTRRALARAYYQGWDMHPGHIPTRYAAVFAFYREGFEQAAARLTRYANRTGGDVMDEPATAKALSGYLLRGLDCGALDIGEVARLTGLTRADLEGFSSPRRGDLTASAQ; encoded by the coding sequence ATGGGTCAGCAGGAGAAGGTGGCGACGAGTCTCGCGGGCGGCGTCGGCGAGGAGATCAGTGCCTCCCTCGCACCGGTCGACGCGGAGCTGGAGCGCCGCTACCCCGGAGACCCGGGCACCCGCCAGCCCGTCCACACCGTCTACGTCCCCGGTGACGTCTTCGCCGCCGACACGATCCGCTCCTGGGGCGACCGGGCGCTCGCCGCCCTCGACGAACACGCACCCGACGCCGCGTCCTTCGCCGCCGTCCTCGGCCTCACCGACGAGCTCGCCGAGCCGGTGTACACCCGCGTGCGCGCCAAGCTGGAGCGCGAGCCGATCGAGGACCTCCGCGTCGACTTCGAGGACGGCTACGGCAACCGCACGGACGCCGAGGAGGACGAGTCCGCCGCCCGCGCGGCCCGGCTGATCGCCGAGGCCTACGAGCAGGGCACGGCGGCCCCGTACATGGGCATCCGCATGAAGTGCATGGAGGCCCCGGTGCGCGCCCGCGGCATCCGCACCCTCGACGTCTTCCTCAGCGGCCTGATGGAGGCCGGCGGCCTGCCCGACGGGCTGGTCCTCACCCTGCCGAAGGTGACCTACCCCGAGCAGGTCACCGCCATGGTGCGGCTCCTGGAGGCGTTCGAGAAGGCACGCGGCCTGGAGCCCGGCCGGATCGGCTTCGAGATCCAGATCGAGACCAGCCAGTCCATCCTCGCCGCCGACGGCACGGCCGCCGTCGCCCGCATGATCCAGGCCGCCGAGGGCCGCGCCACCGGTCTGCACTACGGCACCTTCGACTACAGCGCCTGTCTCGGCGTCTCCGCCGCGTACCAGGCCAGCGACCACCCGGCCGCCGACCACGCCAAGGCGGTCATGCAGGTCGCCGCCGCCGGCACCGGCGTACGCGTCTCGGACGGCTCCACCAACGTCCTGCCCATCGGCCCCACCGAGAAGGTCCACGACGCCTGGCGCCTGCACTTCGGCCTCACCCGCCGCGCGCTCGCCCGCGCCTACTACCAGGGCTGGGACATGCACCCCGGCCACATCCCGACCCGGTACGCGGCCGTCTTCGCCTTCTACCGCGAGGGCTTCGAGCAGGCGGCCGCCCGCCTCACCCGCTACGCCAACCGCACCGGCGGCGACGTCATGGACGAGCCCGCCACCGCCAAGGCCCTCAGCGGCTACCTGCTGCGCGGCCTGGACTGCGGCGCCCTCGACATCGGGGAGGTCGCCCGGCTGACCGGTCTGACCCGCGCCGACCTGGAGGGTTTCTCGTCCCCGCGGCGCGGTGACCTCACGGCATCGGCGCAGTAG
- a CDS encoding geranylgeranyl reductase family protein: MSSENSSADDARQVWDVVVVGAGPAGASAAYAAAVAGRRVLLLEKADLPRYKTCGGGIIGPSRDTLPPGFELPFRDRVHAVTFSNNGRFTRTRRSRQMLFGLINRPEFDQQLVEHAQKAGAELRTGATVTRVEQHGSGVPDRRTVAVVLQGGETVLARAVVGADGSASRIGAHVGVKLDQVDLGLEAEIPVPDTVAEDWKGRVLIDWGPMPGSYGWVFPKGDTLTVGVISARGEGAATKRYLEDFVGRLGLAGFEPSISSGHLTRCRADDSPLSRGRVLVCGDAAGLLEPWTREGISFALRSGRLAGEWAVRISEAHDAVDARKQALNYAFAIKAGLGVEMSVGKRMLAVFERRPGLFHAALTGFRPAWKAFKDITQGSTSLGELIRSHPLAQRALAATDRRPAGAAGAAGSADAPGRAGDENGS; the protein is encoded by the coding sequence GTGAGCAGCGAGAACTCTTCGGCGGACGACGCGCGTCAGGTCTGGGACGTCGTCGTGGTGGGCGCGGGACCCGCGGGGGCCTCGGCCGCCTATGCGGCGGCGGTCGCGGGGCGGCGTGTGCTGTTGCTGGAGAAGGCGGACCTGCCCCGCTACAAAACGTGCGGCGGCGGCATCATCGGTCCCTCGCGCGACACCCTCCCGCCCGGCTTCGAACTGCCCTTTCGGGACCGTGTGCACGCGGTGACGTTCTCGAACAACGGGCGGTTCACCCGGACCCGGCGCTCCCGGCAGATGCTGTTCGGGCTGATCAACCGGCCCGAGTTCGACCAGCAACTCGTCGAGCACGCCCAGAAGGCGGGCGCCGAGCTGCGCACCGGGGCGACGGTGACGCGTGTGGAGCAGCACGGGTCGGGGGTGCCTGACCGGCGCACGGTCGCCGTCGTACTCCAGGGCGGCGAGACGGTGCTCGCGAGGGCCGTCGTCGGCGCGGACGGCAGCGCCAGCCGGATAGGGGCGCACGTCGGAGTCAAGCTCGACCAGGTCGACCTGGGGCTGGAGGCGGAGATCCCGGTGCCGGACACGGTCGCCGAGGACTGGAAGGGGCGGGTCCTCATCGACTGGGGACCCATGCCCGGCAGTTACGGCTGGGTCTTCCCCAAGGGCGACACGCTGACCGTGGGCGTGATCTCGGCGCGCGGCGAGGGTGCGGCGACCAAGCGGTACCTGGAGGACTTCGTAGGCCGGCTCGGCCTCGCCGGCTTCGAACCGAGCATCTCCTCCGGCCACCTGACGCGCTGCCGTGCCGACGACTCGCCGCTGTCGCGCGGCCGGGTCCTGGTGTGCGGTGACGCCGCCGGGCTCCTGGAGCCGTGGACGCGCGAGGGGATCTCCTTCGCGCTGCGGTCCGGGCGGCTCGCGGGGGAGTGGGCGGTGCGGATCTCCGAGGCGCACGACGCGGTGGACGCGCGCAAGCAGGCCCTGAACTACGCCTTCGCGATCAAGGCCGGGCTGGGTGTGGAGATGAGCGTCGGCAAGCGCATGCTGGCGGTGTTCGAGCGCCGGCCGGGGCTTTTCCACGCGGCCCTGACCGGTTTCCGTCCGGCCTGGAAGGCGTTCAAGGACATCACCCAGGGTTCGACCTCGCTGGGCGAGCTGATTCGCAGCCACCCGCTGGCACAGCGGGCGCTGGCGGCGACGGACCGCCGGCCCGCGGGGGCGGCGGGGGCGGCGGGCTCCGCGGACGCTCCCGGGAGGGCGGGCGACGAGA
- a CDS encoding ROK family protein: MHTDLVAALDIGGTKIAGALVDGHGRIQARAQRATPAREDGDTVMRAVEAVLGELAASPLWGRVTAVGIGSAGPVDASAGTVSPVNVPGWRGYPLVRRVRHAAGDLPVELIGDGVAITAAEHWQGAARGHDNALCMVVSTGVGGGLVLSGRLHPGPTGNAGHIGHISVDLDGDPCPCGARGCVERIASGPNIARRALDAGWRPGPDGDTSAAAVAAAARLGDPVAVASFERAAQALAAGIAATATLVEIDIAVIGGGVGKAGDVLFAPLRKALAGYATLSFVQRLAVVPAQMGTDAGLVGAAAAALTRTADATPARV, encoded by the coding sequence ATGCACACCGACCTCGTGGCAGCGCTGGACATCGGCGGCACCAAGATCGCCGGGGCGCTGGTGGACGGCCACGGCCGCATCCAGGCGCGCGCGCAGCGTGCCACGCCCGCCCGGGAGGACGGCGACACCGTGATGCGGGCCGTCGAGGCGGTGCTCGGGGAACTGGCCGCGTCGCCGCTGTGGGGGCGGGTGACGGCCGTCGGCATCGGCAGCGCCGGCCCGGTGGACGCCTCCGCCGGCACGGTCAGCCCGGTGAACGTGCCGGGCTGGCGCGGCTACCCGCTCGTCCGGCGGGTCCGCCACGCCGCCGGTGACCTGCCCGTCGAGCTGATCGGCGACGGCGTGGCCATCACGGCGGCCGAACACTGGCAGGGCGCCGCCCGAGGCCACGACAACGCGCTGTGCATGGTGGTTTCGACGGGTGTCGGCGGCGGCCTGGTTCTGAGCGGCCGACTGCACCCCGGCCCGACCGGCAACGCCGGGCACATCGGCCACATCAGCGTGGACCTGGACGGCGACCCGTGCCCGTGCGGCGCGCGCGGTTGCGTGGAGCGCATAGCGAGCGGCCCCAACATCGCGCGGCGCGCCCTCGACGCCGGCTGGCGCCCCGGCCCGGACGGCGACACGTCCGCCGCCGCGGTCGCCGCCGCCGCCCGCCTGGGCGACCCCGTCGCCGTGGCGTCCTTCGAACGGGCCGCGCAGGCACTGGCCGCCGGTATCGCCGCCACCGCGACCCTCGTCGAGATCGACATCGCCGTGATCGGTGGGGGCGTCGGCAAGGCGGGCGACGTGCTCTTCGCGCCCCTGCGCAAGGCCCTGGCGGGGTACGCGACCCTGTCCTTCGTACAGCGCCTGGCCGTCGTGCCCGCCCAGATGGGCACGGACGCCGGGCTGGTGGGGGCGGCCGCGGCGGCGCTCACGAGGACGGCGGACGCGACCCCGGCGCGAGTCTGA
- a CDS encoding NUDIX hydrolase, which translates to MTVVWINGAFGAGKTTTARELIELIPNSTLFDPEVIGGALAHLLPPKRLAEVGDFQDLPIWRRLVTDTAAAMLAELDGTLVVPMTLLRQEYRDEIFGGLAARRIAVRHVLLAPAETILRKRIAGREIPEGLPDGEIRVRQWSYDHIEPYRAALASWLTADAHPIDTGALSPYEAAARIAEAVGTGAVPACDIVQTPEPTAETIAAGVLLFDEQDRVLLVDPTYKPGWEFPGGVVEPGEAPARAGMREVAEETGIRLDDVPALLVVDWESPVPPGYGGLRLLFDGGRLDAADAARVLLPGPELRDWRFVTEDEAAGLLPPVRYERLRWALRARERGAALYLEAGTPVG; encoded by the coding sequence GTGACCGTCGTCTGGATCAACGGCGCGTTCGGTGCGGGAAAGACCACCACCGCACGGGAACTGATCGAACTGATCCCGAACAGCACACTCTTCGACCCCGAGGTCATCGGCGGCGCACTCGCGCATCTGCTGCCGCCCAAACGCCTCGCCGAGGTCGGCGACTTCCAGGACCTGCCGATCTGGCGCCGCCTCGTGACCGACACCGCGGCCGCGATGCTCGCCGAGCTGGACGGAACCCTCGTGGTTCCCATGACGCTGCTGCGGCAGGAGTACCGCGACGAGATCTTCGGCGGACTCGCCGCCCGCCGGATCGCGGTCCGGCACGTCCTGCTCGCTCCGGCCGAAACGATCCTGCGGAAGCGGATAGCGGGCCGCGAGATACCGGAGGGCCTGCCGGACGGCGAGATACGCGTACGGCAGTGGTCGTACGATCACATCGAGCCATATCGTGCCGCCCTCGCCTCCTGGCTGACCGCCGACGCCCACCCGATCGACACCGGCGCGCTCTCCCCGTACGAGGCCGCCGCCCGGATCGCCGAGGCCGTCGGCACCGGCGCCGTGCCGGCCTGCGACATCGTGCAGACGCCCGAGCCCACCGCCGAGACCATCGCCGCCGGGGTCCTGCTCTTCGACGAGCAGGACCGGGTGCTGCTCGTCGACCCCACCTACAAGCCCGGCTGGGAGTTCCCCGGCGGCGTCGTGGAACCCGGCGAGGCCCCCGCGCGCGCAGGGATGCGCGAGGTCGCCGAGGAGACCGGCATCCGCCTCGACGACGTACCCGCCCTGCTGGTCGTCGACTGGGAATCGCCCGTGCCCCCCGGCTACGGCGGCCTGCGACTGCTCTTCGACGGCGGCCGGCTCGACGCCGCGGACGCCGCCCGCGTGCTGCTGCCCGGCCCCGAACTGCGCGACTGGCGCTTCGTCACCGAGGACGAGGCCGCCGGCCTGCTGCCCCCGGTCCGCTACGAGCGGCTGCGCTGGGCCCTGCGGGCCCGGGAACGCGGTGCGGCGCTGTACCTGGAGGCGGGCACTCCGGTGGGCTGA